AGCAGAGTCGTTCGTAAAACAGATTTGCCATACTTGAATTGCTCATCTGCCATACGCGGCACCTTAATGCCCTGTTCCTGAAAAACTTTTTGAACTAAACCAGAACAGTCAAATCCTTTTGCTGTCGTACCACCGAATTTATAGGGCACACCAATATATTTCCGGGCACTGTCGCTCACTTTTTGACCCACGCCTGTCCCTTTAGGCATGTTCTCCAACAATTGGTACGTCTTATCATCTACTACACCGTCTGGTTTTAATCCATTCTTACGTTGAAACGCTTTAACAGCCTTCGTAACTGATGAATTAAAACGACCATCCGTTGCGCCTTCATAATAAGCATTGACTTTCAATCGTTCTTGAATGAAGGTGACTTTTTCACCGGTGTCGCCTTCTTGTACTTTGATTGCTGCACCAAATGCGACCGAAGGAAGGACTAACAAAAACAAGAAAATAAATACGCTTCGTCGGTAATTCACAAACCTTCCTCCCATTCCTGGTTTTTTATTTTCGATGTAAAATGATTTTCGTTACAAATACCAAAAATCCTGCTCTTTTTCTATCTTTTCCTGCTATACTTATAGTATCTTTGTCTATTATGAAAAAATCGACGGGAGGCGGCCGTTATGCAACTTCAATTTTGGGGACACTCATGTTTTCTCTTGTCCACACCAAACTATTCCCTTCTCTTTGATCCGTTTTTGCGTGATAATCCCCATCAACTTATACAACCAGAAAGTATTAAATGTGATTACATCTTCGTAAGCCATGGGCATCACGATCATCTCGGCGACGCAATTGAGATAGCAAAAGCCAATGACGCTCAAATCGTAGCCACCTTTGAATTAGCAAGCATGTGCGAAACCTCTGGTTGCCGCATCCACCCGATGCATATCGGTGGCAAACACGTCTTTGATTTCGGTTCCGTTCGCCTCACTCCGGCATTGCACGGCGCTGGAGTTTCTGGCGGGCTCGCCAGCGGTTTCATTGTTAGCATTTTCGGCAAGACCATTTATTTTGCAGGAGATACCGGAATTTTTGGCGACATGCAACTACTTGGCCGTCTGGAATCTATCGACTATGCCCTGCTGCCGATTGGCG
The sequence above is drawn from the Azotosporobacter soli genome and encodes:
- a CDS encoding metal-dependent hydrolase, with product MQLQFWGHSCFLLSTPNYSLLFDPFLRDNPHQLIQPESIKCDYIFVSHGHHDHLGDAIEIAKANDAQIVATFELASMCETSGCRIHPMHIGGKHVFDFGSVRLTPALHGAGVSGGLASGFIVSIFGKTIYFAGDTGIFGDMQLLGRLESIDYALLPIGDNFTMGPTDAAEAAKMLNAKHVIPMHYNTWPLIAQNAETFKQDVEARFSIPVHILLPGQTLSLD
- a CDS encoding C40 family peptidase, whose amino-acid sequence is MNYRRSVFIFLFLLVLPSVAFGAAIKVQEGDTGEKVTFIQERLKVNAYYEGATDGRFNSSVTKAVKAFQRKNGLKPDGVVDDKTYQLLENMPKGTGVGQKVSDSARKYIGVPYKFGGTTAKGFDCSGLVQKVFQEQGIKVPRMADEQFKYGKSVLRTTLLQPGDVVFFTTYEKGASHCGIYMGNNKFLHASSSRGVMISGLDETYWKPRYLGAKRFV